The following proteins are co-located in the Fluviicola sp. genome:
- a CDS encoding NAD kinase, producing the protein MLVAVYSKKVNKATIPIFRHFVTLADRFGWKLILEKELKDQLVKKAGICSEAQVFTSYADFHHGIDLAFSIGGDGTFLRTVAYIRDSGVPILGINTGRLGFLATLGDESFDNALEMVNQKRYDFQKRSLLRVETERSIYGADNFAMNEVTLLKKDTSSMITVDAFLDDKYLNSYWADGLIVATPTGSTAYNLSCGGPIVTPGCQVHIITPIAPHNLNVRPVVVPDNMPIKLRIEGRERNYLISVDGNAKSIKQNEEVLIRKAEYMINVIKLEDTNFLDTIRNKMSWGKDQRN; encoded by the coding sequence ATGCTTGTAGCGGTATATAGTAAGAAAGTAAATAAAGCTACGATCCCGATCTTCAGGCATTTCGTGACATTGGCTGACCGTTTTGGCTGGAAATTGATCCTCGAAAAAGAACTGAAAGACCAATTGGTGAAGAAAGCCGGGATTTGCAGCGAAGCACAAGTATTCACAAGCTATGCGGATTTTCATCATGGAATAGACCTGGCATTCAGTATCGGTGGCGACGGAACGTTCTTAAGAACGGTTGCTTACATCCGTGATTCCGGGGTTCCTATCCTGGGAATAAACACCGGAAGATTGGGCTTTTTGGCAACGTTGGGCGATGAATCGTTTGACAATGCGCTGGAAATGGTCAATCAAAAACGCTATGATTTCCAGAAAAGATCCTTGCTTCGGGTAGAAACCGAACGCAGTATTTATGGTGCGGATAACTTTGCGATGAATGAAGTGACACTTTTAAAGAAAGATACTTCATCCATGATTACCGTAGACGCTTTCCTGGATGATAAATACCTGAATTCGTATTGGGCGGATGGGCTGATTGTAGCTACTCCGACCGGTTCTACGGCTTATAATCTCAGTTGTGGCGGACCGATTGTTACTCCGGGTTGCCAGGTTCACATCATCACACCGATTGCACCGCATAATCTGAATGTCCGGCCGGTTGTTGTTCCCGATAACATGCCGATTAAACTGAGAATTGAAGGAAGGGAACGAAACTACCTGATCTCTGTCGACGGAAACGCCAAAAGTATCAAACAGAACGAAGAAGTTTTGATCAGAAAGGCCGAATATATGATTAATGTCATTAAATTAGAGGACACTAATTTCCTGGATACGATCCGTAACAAAATGTCATGGGGAAAAGACCAGAGAAACTAA
- a CDS encoding LacI family DNA-binding transcriptional regulator, translated as MKSKRTSLADIAESLNVSKSTVSFVLNGKGKQFNISETTQKLILDKAKELNYVPNYFAKGLREGKTQTIGLVLADISNPFYSELSKAIQESLYEKGYSLFIVSTNDDSTMELKLIRDLILRSVDALIIAPCNGIPALKPVLDETPIPVVWVDRIGDEFADFVGVDNYMEAAMLVKKFSVKPKKVGILHPKRSDVMTIQLRIDGTKSACEKQHIPFELAELSENHDDSFHKIKQMLDAGVDSFVALNNKVALHAINALNLLKVEIPKKVRIISFDDSEAFSYFAPPVTALRQPVNGIGKETVERLMDRLKESTENRKHLMMECSFIERGSH; from the coding sequence ATGAAATCAAAAAGGACATCACTTGCGGATATTGCCGAAAGTTTAAATGTTTCAAAATCTACTGTCTCATTTGTGTTGAATGGTAAAGGAAAACAGTTCAACATCAGTGAAACGACGCAGAAATTAATTTTGGATAAAGCAAAAGAGTTGAACTATGTTCCGAACTACTTTGCAAAGGGCTTGAGAGAAGGAAAGACACAGACAATCGGTTTGGTGCTTGCGGATATTTCGAACCCGTTCTACTCGGAATTGAGTAAGGCTATCCAGGAATCACTTTACGAGAAAGGATATAGCTTGTTCATTGTTTCAACGAATGACGACAGTACCATGGAGTTGAAATTGATCCGCGACCTGATCCTGCGTTCCGTAGATGCATTGATTATTGCTCCTTGTAACGGAATTCCGGCTTTGAAACCGGTATTGGACGAAACACCCATTCCGGTGGTTTGGGTAGATCGTATCGGGGATGAATTTGCAGATTTTGTGGGAGTGGATAATTACATGGAAGCTGCCATGCTTGTAAAGAAATTCTCGGTGAAACCTAAAAAAGTAGGAATTCTTCATCCGAAAAGATCCGATGTAATGACCATTCAGCTGCGTATTGACGGAACAAAATCGGCATGCGAGAAGCAGCATATTCCTTTTGAATTGGCCGAGTTGAGCGAAAATCACGACGACAGTTTCCATAAAATAAAGCAAATGCTCGACGCAGGCGTGGATTCATTTGTGGCTTTGAACAATAAAGTAGCCCTTCACGCAATCAACGCACTGAACCTGTTGAAAGTAGAAATCCCGAAAAAAGTACGCATCATTTCGTTTGATGATTCGGAAGCATTCTCTTATTTTGCGCCGCCTGTTACAGCTTTAAGACAACCGGTAAACGGAATCGGGAAAGAGACCGTGGAAAGATTGATGGACCGCTTGAAAGAATCTACTGAAAACCGCAAGCATTTGATGATGGAATGCTCTTTCATAGAAAGAGGGTCACATTAA